The genomic stretch TCCACCGGCAGCAGGCGTTGTGAACATGACGCCGCCTTCACGATCCAAATTACCTGTCACATAATTTATCACGTCAATTAACCAACTATTTACTGTTCCGAATGCCTGTGTACATGTCCCCATTCGTCCATACACAGCAGCGCACGTGGCAGAAGAAATGTCTCTTGCGATCGTACGAATCGTTTCTGCATCAAGCCCGCATACGGTTGCCGTTTTTTCAGGAGGGAAATCTTTTGCCAGTTTCTTTACTTCCGAAAGACCGTTTACATGCTGAGCAAGATGCGTATCCTTCGTTAACTCCTCATCAAATAAGGTGTGAAGGATACTAAATAAGAAATACCCATCTGTGCCAGGTTTAATAAAATGATGGTCATTCGCCAGTTTAGCGGTAGCGGTACGAACTGGATCAACAACAACCAGACGCCCACCTCTGTCCTGTAAAGCTTTCAGTCTCCCACGCATGTTAGGTCCCGTCATTAAACTTCCATTTGACACGATTGGGTTCGCGCCAATAACTAGAAAATACTGTGTCCGATCAATATCTGGGATCGGTATGCTAAAGTCGCTACCGTACATAAACTCTGCTGCTAACTGTTTGGGAATTTGGTCAACTGTGCTGGCAGAGTATTGATTACGGCTTCCAAGTGCACGAAGAAACAGAGGCAAATAGAGCATACCTGATAGGTTGTGTACATTTGGATTTCCAAGATAGACGCCTACAGCATCCCGTCCGTGCTTTTCAATCACCCCACGAAGGCCTTTCCTTACTTCCTTAAAAGCTTCTTCATAGCTCACTGTAAACCATTCCGTACCTTTTCGAATCATCGGTTCCCTTATCCGGTCTGGATCGTGATGAAGTTCCTTTAAACTAAACCCTTTTGGACACAAATACCCTTTGCTAAAAGGATCTTGCTTATCTCCTTCAATATGCGTAACTTCTCCATTAACGGTGTGGATTTCTAACCCACACGTTGCTTCGCAAAGTGGACAGGTGCGGTAGTGAACGTTCTCTTTAACCGATTCCATCATAGAAACCTCCTTTATTCAACTCTAATATACCAACTGGTCAGTATTTTAAGTTTACTGAAAATTCCATCATTATTCAAGAAAAAGAAAAAGCCTGATCAGCTGCTATAGAATCCATTTTTTTCGTAATGCGTTTGCAACCGCTTCTGCACGATGGTTCGCATTTACCTTTCGAATCGCTGAACTCATGTAATCTCGAGCTGTAAAATCACTTATATGAAGATGCTGAGCCATTTCTTTTGTACTATAACCATCAGCAGCATATTGAAGCACTTCGGTTTCACGTTTGCTTAAAGGACTAGGGATTGTTGGAGTTGTTGGGAGCAAGTAAGCGAGTGCCTGTTGAAAATACAACATCACTTCTTCAATAAGACCTTGATGAATCGTCGCTCCTTCTTCTCTCTCGTCAAGAAGGACACAACCAATTGCAACACGTTCAATGCTTAGAGGAATAATTAAGACAGATGTTAAATCGTACGCTTCGATGTATTCTTCGGGGAAAAGCTGGTGATGCTGATCCATCATTAAAAAAGCCGGTTTGTTCATAAGAAGGGCACGTTGAATGGGCGGTATCCGCCTTACGTCTTCACGAATAGCATTCATAGAGAAGACGCCATGGCGATCCACGCGAAGGATTCCTTCTCCTATACTAGTAAAGTAGGAAAAAGTGAACATACTCGCACGCATGAATGGAAAATGAGCAAGGCACTGCTGAATCATGACTTCACAACGGTGGATTGGATCTTTGATCGAAAGCATTCGATGAAAAGAGCGCACCCACGTTTCCTCATGCATCGACATAATTCCCCCCTATCTTTTCAGGAATATAACCTTTGGACATCATTGGTTACACTAGTTATGTAAGCGCTTTCTATGATCGCTCTTTTATTATAGAAGGTGCTCATTGAAATCGCAAGGAAAGGCGGTCTATTATGCGAAAGGAAATGATCACAACGAGTGTGCGTGGGCTTAACGAAGATTCACTACCATTTCGACTCTATCAAAAAGCTAAGAAATTTGGTGGATGGGACCCAAGGGAGATCGATTTTACTCAAGATGTGAAAGACTGGCAGTTTCTTACCGGTGATCAGCAGGAAGAAATTCTAAGACTCGTATCTCAATTTCAAGCTGGTGAGGAAGCTGTAACGCTAGATCTTCTTCCTTTAATCATGGTGATCGCAAAAGAAGGAAGATTGGAAGAAGAGATGTATTTAACAACCTTTCTGTACGAAGAGGCCAAACATACGGAATTTTTTCGATTTTTTCTAAATGAGATTGGTCAAACTGGCGACCTTTCACGTTTTCACTCTGACACCTATCGCACCATTTTTTACTCGATCTTGCCGGATGCGATGGAAAAGCTCCAGCACGATCACTCACCTGAAGCATTAGCGGAAGCATCTACCGTCTACAACATGTTTGTGGAAGGTGTTCTTGCTGAAACCGGCTATTTCTCTTTCTATGAATCTCTTGCAAAAGCAAATGTGATGCCAGGATTAATGGAAGGCATCGGTTTACTTAAACGAGATGAATCGCGTCATATTGGCTACGGAACATTCCTGCTACAGCGACTGATCGCTGAACATCCCCACCTCTTTGACCTTGTTCAGAACAAAATGAATCAACTCGCTCCTCTTGCCGCACAGCTTACACAAGAAGGAATCGGAGGAAGAACACATAGTGCATTCGGAAATACGCTTGATGCGACTATGGCTTTTTCGATGAAACAACTTTCTGTTCGTATGGATATACTGGCACGTGCCAAAGGAAAAAGTATGAACGAGATTTATCGCACTACTGAATCAGATGTTGGCGTTCTTTAATGTAAAGGAGGAAAAAAGATGTCAGTTAACGTAGAAATCAAATCATTTCCCCTCTTCATCAATGGCGAATGGACTCCCTCGAAAGGAGGTACGCTGTTTGATGTGACGAACCCTGCAACAGGCGATGTGATTGCGAAAGTAACAGGTGGTACAGCTGAAGATGTTGATCAAGCTGTTGAAGCTGCTACTCAAGCTTTTGAAAGGGAAGAATGGCGGGAGATGCCCCCGAAAGAGCGATCTAAATTATTGTATACCATCGCTCAGAAAATCATGGAAAACGGAGAAGAGCTCGTCGCGTTAGAAGCACTTTCATCAGGCGGCACAGTAAGAAGGCTTGCATCAAATGACATTATTCAAATGGTCGACCTTTTCCAAACGCTCGGCAAATTCGTGCTCGATTATACGTATGCAGAAACCCTCCCTTCTCCACCGTTTCCTGGCCCTGCCCATAACTTTATTTGGCGCGAACCAATTGGTGTATGTGCGGCCATTACGCCCTGGAACATGCCGATGCTGATTGCAACGTGGAAGATCGCTCCAGCACTTGCGATGGGAAACACCATTGTCATTAAGCCCGCAAGCTACACGCCACTTACTACGCTTCGCCTTGCTGAGATCATCTCAGAAGTCGTTCCTAAAGGCGTCATTAATGTTGTAACTGGTAACGGGAAAAACGTTGGTGAACCTCTTGTAACTCATCCTAAAGTTGACAAAATCGCATTCACTGGGTCCACAGAAGTAGGGCGGCACATTATGAGCCTCGCTTCTAGCACGGTTAAAAACACGACACTCGAACTCGGCGGGAAATCACCTTCCATTATTCTTGAAGATGCTGACCTCTCACTCGCTCTTCCTGGTAGCCTATTCGGCGTTTTTCTTCACTCAGGTCAGCTCTGTGAAAGCGGAACAAGGTTGTTTGTCCCAGATAAACTATATGATCACATCATTGATGGTCTTAAAGAACTTTCAGAAAAGCTTGTGCTTGGTAACCCGATTGATCCAGCGACGGATATGGGGCCCGTGGTTTCTGCCACACAAAAAGAAGCCATTTTATCGTATATCGAGAAAGGAAAGCAGGAAGGTGCTCGTCTTATTTGCGGTGGTCATGAGGTAAACGTAAAAGGCTGTGAGAAAGGACATTTTATCGCTCCAACGATTTTTGCGGATGTAACAAACGACATGACCATTGCTCGAGAAGAAATTTTCGGACCCGTGCTATCCATTATTCGCTATAGTGACGTAGATGATGCGATTAAGATGGCGAATGATACCATTTACGGCCTTGCAGCGGGGGTTTGGACATCAGATGTGAATAAAGCCTATAAAGTAGTTCGCAAACTACGTGCAGGCGTTGTTTGGATTAATGACTGGCATATGCTAAGGAATGATGCGCCATTTGGAGGATACAAGCAAAGCGGGATTGGTAGAGAAATGGGCAAGCATTGCCTTGATGCGTATACGCAGGTAAAACATGTGCATACGTCTATGGTACCAGAAGCTGAGCGGAGATCGTGGTACAGTCTTCTCTTTTCAAATCAATCTAAATAAAGGAGGGCGAAACGTATGTCTTTAACCTATTCACAATATATGCTTCGAACTGCCATTCATAGTGGCGCCGGCACTCGCGCACTTGTTCCAGACCTTTTCAGAGGACTTGAAGCGAAGCGAGTGGTACTCTTCAGTGACCGTGGGCTTGAGCAGGCAGGAGTTGTTGAAAAGATCAAAGAAATTTTTGAGCTAACACCACATGGGACAGGTCCAGAACTTGCAGGAGTTTATCTTGATATTCATCAGGATGCAGGTAGCAATGATGTGAACGCTGCGCTTAAATTTGCTAGAGAAGTAAGTGCAGATGGGCTCCTCGCTGTTGGTGGCGGAAGCGTAATGGACACCGTAAAAGGAGTTAAATATGCCCTTCATCACGGCTTAACCGATATTAAAGAAGCGATCCCAGGCGGACTGCTTTATTTATCATGGCCAGAAGCGTCCTACATGCCAATTCCTCATATATCCATTCCAACGACAGCTGGGACAGGATCAGAAGTATCGCCAATTGCCGTGATCTATAACGAAGAAATAAAGATGAAGACAAATATCATTCATCCGTTCATTAATGCAGACATGGCCATTTTAGATCCCGAATTAACAACCGGTTTACCGGCTAAAATCACTGCATTTACTGGATTCGACGCGTTAACTCATGCCATTGAAGCGCTGGCCTCACCAACAGCTACTGCTCTAACAGATGCGTATGCACTGCAGTCGATTCGCCTCATCGAATCCCATCTTCCCACCGCAGTGAAACATGGAGAAAATCTTCACGCGCGCATGGAAATGTTGCAGGCGAGCATGATGGGAATTACGGCATTTAGCTTTGCCCTTAACGCTATTCCAGTGCACAATTTCGCACATGCATACGGTGCCCTATTTCGTATTCCGCATGGACTCGCCAATGCTGTGTTCTTACCCGTTGTGATGGAAGTACTTCCAGATCTTTACCTTCCGAAAAGTAAAGAGCTTGCTGAAGCTCTGCATTTAGAGACATCTGGGAAAGAGAAACAGACGTTATTAACAGCAGTGATTGAAAAAATCCGAAACATGCAGAAGGCCATTGGACTCCCTGCTAATTTTAAGGACTATTCAATTCCCCCTGAAGCATTAGAGGCAACTGTTGCCGCCGTTAAAATGGATCCAGCCGCTCTCAACTATCCGCTTCCTCCAGAATTGATTAAAGCAGTTGGAGAACGAGTCATTCATGCTAAGAAAGTAACAGTATAATGAAAAGCACCGTGAGGGTTCCCCTCACGGTGCTTTTTTAGTAAGCAAGCCCAATTGATTCTCGAAGATAAAGATGATTGCTTACCGTTTGAAGCAAAAAAGCAGCCACATCTTCTCGTGATATTCGGCGTCCACCTTTTGGTACTCCCGTACGCGCCTTTCGATATTCCCCCGTCAATTCATCATTCGTTAATCCCATCGGCCGAGCGATTGTCCACTCTACTTCACTTGCAACAAGCAGGTCAGCAGCTCTTCGGTGATCAGCCAAAACGTTTTGCAACAGCTTACCCGCAATGAACCCTGTTACACCCGGAATTTCTTTATTAATTCCTGCGGAAGCCATATACACAATGCGGTTCACCCCATGAATACTCATCGCATCGAGAATATTCGCGGTCATTGTCGAAAGTTCCGTTGTTTTTCCAAGTCCACTTGCCCCAAGGCAAGAAACAACCGCGTCAACATCAGAAGACATGGCTTGCTTCACATCAGCCGATTGCATTGCATCGCCAATTTCAACTGACAAATTCTTGTGAGACGTTTCAAGCTTTGAAGGTGTTCGAACAAATGCTGTTACGGTATGCCCTGCCGCAATCGCCTGCCTGACAAATGCATTCCCAGTACCGCCAGTCGCTCCGAATACAAGTAGCTTCATTGTATTGACCTCTCCCCTTCTCATGCGTTATATCTCTTTCATCCCTTTTTTTAAGGAATGTAAAACACCGAGCTACTTTACTTTTTTAATGAAAACGACTTTTAGATAATCCCCTTCTCTAAACTCTTTAATCGTTCGAAAATCTTCGGGAAGGGTAAATTCTTCAAGAAGCTGGTAACTTCCATTCGTTTCTTTAAAGGCTTGCTCAACGAACCCTTTAAATTTTTTCATATCGTAACCGCTATAGTTCGTAGAAGCAACAATTATCCCATTATCTTCTGTAATGGAAATCGCATCTTTCAAAAGATCTTTATAGTCTTTTGCTGCGCTAAACGTATGTTTCTTAGAACGCGCGAAGCTTGGAGGATCAAGAATCACCATATCGAACGATAGATTCTTTTTCACAGCGTATTTAAAGTACTTAAAGACATCCATGACAAGGATGTTCTGTTCTTCATAATCAATTCCATTCACGCTGAATTGCTCGATTGTCTTATTTAAGCTTCGATTGGCAAGGTCAACGCTTGTCGTGTGAACTGCTCCACCTTCAACTGCAAAAACAGAGAAAGCACCGGTATAAGAGAACGTATTTAGCACCGTTTTTCCCTTCGCATATTTATCTCGAATTAATTTACGAACCGGACGTTGATCAAGAAAAACGCCTACCATTGCTCCTTCGTTTAGATATACCGCAAAGTTCACACTGTTTTCTTTTACAATCAGCGGAAACTCCCCGCGTTCACCTGCGACAAAATCATCGTCTTCCACATACTGCCCTTTAGCATCAAATCGCTTCTTCTCATAAATTCCTTTGAAATCAACAAGCTGCTTTAATGCCCCAATCACAGCGTTTTTAAACGAATAAACGCCTGCACTGTACCAATTTATGAGGTAGTACCCATCAAAATAATCAATCGTTAAACCTCCAAGGCCATCTCCTTCGCCATTCACAATGCGAAAAGCAGTGGTCGTCGGATCGTTAAAAAAAGATTCGCGGTGGTGAAGAGCTGTTTGAATTTTTCTAACAAAAAAATCAAGATCGATTTTTTCGTTTTCGTTTTGCGATAGGACCCAGCCAAAACCTTTGTTTTGTCGTCCATAATAGCCTGTTGCAAGAAATTGGCCCTTCTCATCTTCTAGCCTAAGAATAACCCCTTCTTCTTTTAGGCTGTCTGCATTCACAATCGCTTCTTTAAAAATAAGGGGATAGCCTTTTTCGAATTTTTTCTGATGCTTTGCTTGCACCTGCACGCTTCGTTCGTTCCTCATCGTGTCATCCTAACTTTTCATGTTTTTTAATCTGTTTGCATTATATCACGTATTCTTTCTCCTCCATAAGTCAGTATTCTCAGGTGGATAAATCAATAGATCGGTTCAAAAACTAAGAGTGAAAGGTGGTGAACCATCGTGAAAACAAAATCAGGAACAGATATTGAGGAAGTAAAACGCCTTAACGCAAATTCCGGTCTCAGCTATAATCAAGTCAAAGAAAAGTTAGCTAAAAAAATGATGAAGAAAAACAATGAGCTTCATTGAAACCCTGAAATGAGACGAATCACGTCATTATCGTTTACAATAAGCTGGTGCTTTATTAACGCATCAGGAGGGTTTAAATGAACGAAAAAACTACTTCAAGCTATTTCAAAACCATTCTTCTTTTAAGTGTGGCTGTCTGGCTTGTAGTCATGAATACAACTATGTTTAATGTAGCACTACCTAACGTATTAACTGAGTTTAATCTCTCACCTGCTGATGGCGCCTGGATCGTATCAGGTTACTCAATCATCCTCGCAATTTTTACGATTACGTACACGCGCTTATCGGATTACCTTCCGATCAGGCGGCTGTTAATTGCAGGGATTGTCATATTTGGAATAGGATCTGTTCTTGGTTTCTTTGCTACAACATTCCCTCTTCTTCTTGCTGCACGCCTTTTACAAGCGACAGGTGCAGCAGCCATTCCAGGATTGTCGATGGTATTCGCAGGACGGTTTATTCCATTTGCAAGACGTGGAAGAGCAATGGCGATGATTGCCTCTGCCTCATCACTTGGTTTCGGTCTTGGTCCGGTTGTAGGCGGAGTTGTGACGGAATATCTTAATTGGAATTACTTATTTACCGTAACGTTATTTGTCGTTTTGCTTATTCCGATTCTCTTTCGTCGTCTTCCTGAAGAAGAAGTGCGAAAAGGAACCTTTGATATTGTAGGTGGAATCTTAACTGGAGCCGCCGTCACAAGCTTCTTACTCTATATTTCAACATTTAACTGGTTATTTTTAGCGATTGGTATCATCGTAGGTGGACTGCTTTGGCTCCGAATCACTAGAACAAAGGCTCCTTTTATTCAGCCATCTCTTTTCAAAAACAAAGGATATCGAAAGCTTCTGTATATGAGCTATCTTGGCTTCACGACACACTTTGCCATCTTATTGCTAATGCCGCTCATGCTTCAGAACGTTTACGAGAAGGGTCCATCTGTTGTTGGGTATATTATCTTCCCTGGAGCTATGCTTTCTGCTGTTGCCGCCATCTACGTTGGCAGACTGCTCGATCGATATGGAAACATGAAAGTTATTTACCTTGCTCACGGACTGCTTCTCATTTCAACCGTGCTTTTCTATATCCTTTCTCCACTTAATGAGTACATGATTATGATTGGCTATATGTTCACAAGTTTCGGTTTCTCTAGTCTTTCTTCAAGTACGACAAATGAAGTATCCCGCATTCTTCCTTCCGAAGAAATTGCGACTGGCATTGGCATGAAGCAACTCATTCAATTCGTCGGCAGCGCGTCGGGATCTGTAGCCGGAGGAATACTATTAGAACTAAACGGATTAACATACAGCACACAATCCTTTCAGCTCACGTATGCCTTCTTGTTCGTCTTAATGGCTCTATCAGCAGTCATTATGATCGTTTATGCAAGAAAAGCGAAAGCGTAATTTAGTATTTAAACAGAACACAATATGACCCACATGAAAACCCACCCTAAAACACTAGGGTGGGTTTTCATTCGACAAAAAGCGCGAGTGCCTGTCACCTCAAGCCCCTCTGCCATGTAAGCGGAACAATAAACAGTAGAAGCACGAGATAAATCCATATACCAAATGGAACAATTGTTAGTACAAAATGAAGGCCTCCAAATACAGGAATTAAAAGCGCAAAAGGAATCGTCTTCCAGCCATCACTCTGCCCAGCAGACTCGAAAGGCTGTGAGAAAGGAAGCTTTCCTTTCAACATTCGAAAGCAAATGACGCTGTAAATCAAAGCAATTAAGAGCACGATAACCAAATCTGGTATGATCCGGATTCCAAATAAAAAACCATACAAGATACTAATGACAACAAATACAGGGGCAAAGAGGCGGATTAGGAATGCTTTTAACGTACCTTTAATGATCACTGCGTCACTTTGCAGGGGTGTAACGTGATAAATCCACGAGCCTTTGCTCTTGCTGGAATACTGAAGCATAATCACAATGCCTGGAATCATCATCATGCTTGCATAAATGGTTAAATACATTCGCCCAGAAGTGATACTGTCTAAAGATCCACCAGCAGAGTATCCATTGTAAAGGAAAACAAAAGGAAAGATGATAGCAAAGCCTAACGAGGGATAAATTTTAAGCTTTAAATCTCGCTCATTCTTCAACATTCTTTCTGCAAATTGATAAAAAGCATGTTCTTCTTTACTTGTTGTTAGAAGAGAAGCTAGGCGGTTCATTCCTTTCGTCGTTTTCTTTTTCGACGGTCCTGCCTGATCCATTAATTTCAGTAGATTTTTTTCAAAGGTAGGTAATAGCGAAAGGTAAATCCATAAAGCGATTAAAGGAACTAGAAGTGCAAAAGCCATAAAAACATAATAATAAGCTCCGCTAGCACCATTTAAAATAACGGCAAATGGCGCTCCAAACCAGACCGGCGGCAATAACACGTTCCACCATGCTGCTTCAAAGCTGGACTGTAACCCTTGAAACTCAAAGGCACGTGCAAGTACTTGGTAACCTATGACAATTGTAAAGGACAGCCCTATTTGCACATAGTTAATGATGTCTCGCAAACGTTCTCCACCAAAAAATTTTAGAATCACATAATAGAGTAACGCTGTGATGGCCACAATGAACAAGTCGCTAAACAAGACCGTTACACTAAATAGTAATGCAAAGATAACGCCAAACTGAACAATCCCAACGACAAGAGGAACACTCACAATCGCTGCTGTTAAAAAGAACAAGTAGACGGTCACATGAATCGCACGTGCAGCACTGATGGTCCTGTGATCAACTGGCCTTGTCCCTATTACCGTCTGATCACGAACGTCCAACAGTACAGATGAGAAATCGGAAATCATTGCCGTCATAATTAAAAACATTAACACTCCAAAAATCAAACTCATCTTAAACATAAAATTGTCGCCAATAAACAAAAGGGGGATTAACGTTAATCCAATGAAAGCATAAAACCAGAGCGATTTCAGAAACTGGTTTGCATCCTGCTTTTTCTCCCCGCCCCTATTTTGACTCATAATCGTGGTAGGTCGCCTACCATCCATCGTGAGCTTTACCTGAAGAATACGCCTCATTGTCGGATAATCAATTTCAAATCGCTCAAATATCACTCGAAACAAATCTAGTATTTTTAACGTAGTAAAATTCTTCATCTATGATCACGCTGAACGATCTGCACAAAATCCTCTGCAAGATTTTGGTGCTCATTAAATCCTGTCAACTGATTGAAAATTTCCTCTAAAGACCCTTCTTTGTTTTTCTGACGGAGCTGTTCAAAGCTTCCATCCGCTACGATTTTGCCATCGTTTAATAGAAGGATGCGACTGCTGATTTTTTGAACAACCTCCATAATATGAGAAGAATAAAAAATCGTTTTTCCCTGTGATGCGAGCTGTGCAAGAATTTCCTTAAACACCATGACACTGTTCGCATCTAGCCCATTAATCGGTTCATCTAGGAACAGAATATCAGGATCATGCAGTAAGCTCGAAATCAATAAAACCTTCTGTTTCATTCCTTTTGAGTAAGAAGAAATGCGCGAATCATAAACATCTTCAAGGTTAAATACACCCATAAGTAATCGCGCTTTGTAATCGGCTGAATCCGCGGTTAAGCCATAAAGCTCTCCTGTAAACGTTAAATATTCTCTCGCAGTTAAATTATCATAAAGGTCCGCAGCTTCTGGTACGTACCCTATTCTTTTCTTGTATGCTACCCCACTTTCCTTAATGTTCTGTCCAAAAATTTCTACTTCTCCCGAATAAGACGCTTCTAGTCCAAGCATGATTTTAACCGTCGTGCTTTTTCCTGCTCCATTCGGACCTATGTAACCAATGATCTGCCCCTCATATACGTCAAGATCAATATCATCGAGAACAAGTTTCTCACCATACCATTTTGTTAATCCTTTTAAAGAAAGTATCTTGCCCGGTCCGTGGTCCATGAAATCCCCTCCGTGTGTAAGCTTCTACTTCTTTCTACGAAACTTACAAAAAAAGGTTTCACTCTAAATAGGAGCTTTAAAGAAAAGGCGATGCTCCACGCATCACCTAGCCTCTTCTTATTGGCTCTCTCTACCTAATAATGTATTTGCCTTCTCTGTCAGCGCATAGCCTTTTGAAAGCTTTTCGAGCATGCCATCCTTCTCGATCAATTTGATTGCGTTCACAACGTGTTTTTCTTCCCAATCGTTCAATAAACCATAATTTTCATCCTCATGCAATCCTTGTATTCGCAGGGCATTTGTTGTTTGTCCAGTTAATACTTTCGACATCACATGTAGCGGCTGATTCTCATGCATCGAAATGAACTGAAGTATACCTTTTAATTCCCCGAAAGTGAGCACATTTCCCTTTATCGCTACATACTGCTCCTCATTTCTTGGACTGTGCGTACTTAGCGAGATTAGGTTGTCTAAATAAGCACGTACACGCGTAAACTCCGTTTCATTCACAACAGGCAATATCACCCTCGGTTTAAAAGGTTCAATGGTATCTGTAGAGATATTTGAAATCCATAGTAGCGGAGAACCTTCTCTCTCTTCAGGGAGACTCACCTTTCTTAACTGCTCATATAAAGTCACTGTATCCGGCGCCTCGTCTATTTCTAATCCATTTTTGAGGTCCAGCACATCGTTATAAAGGTCTAAAACTGGTTCAAACGACGAGAGTGCTTTTGCTACCTCCTCAATCTTTTCAACTAAGCGCGGTGTTTTTTCTACCATTTCATTAAATTGACGTTCAATTGTCGCAATACGTTTCTGCGCACGTTCCATATTGATCTCTTCTTTTAGACGCACCCGCGCTTCCGATACGTTATAATAAATCGAAAATCTGCACGAATCACAACAATATTCAATCTCCGAGCTCGCAGCGTGAAAAATCATCTGCTTTTCATGTGAGCAAATGCTTTCGTCCCTCCATAACCACGCATCAGGAATTTCCCGATAAGGTCGCATGACAATTTCTACACGGTGTCGCCAAAAAGAAAGATCTTCAGGAGAGTTTAACAATGAAATTAACGGAGAATGATTGATTTTTTCTACTGATTTCACAACTTCTTCCTTCTCTTTTGCTAGTTGAATAAAAGGATGCCGTTGAAAACCATCGACTATTTGATTTTCCAAATCATGTCGAGTCTGTTTTGC from Bacillus sp. Cs-700 encodes the following:
- a CDS encoding class I SAM-dependent rRNA methyltransferase; amino-acid sequence: MRNERSVQVQAKHQKKFEKGYPLIFKEAIVNADSLKEEGVILRLEDEKGQFLATGYYGRQNKGFGWVLSQNENEKIDLDFFVRKIQTALHHRESFFNDPTTTAFRIVNGEGDGLGGLTIDYFDGYYLINWYSAGVYSFKNAVIGALKQLVDFKGIYEKKRFDAKGQYVEDDDFVAGERGEFPLIVKENSVNFAVYLNEGAMVGVFLDQRPVRKLIRDKYAKGKTVLNTFSYTGAFSVFAVEGGAVHTTSVDLANRSLNKTIEQFSVNGIDYEEQNILVMDVFKYFKYAVKKNLSFDMVILDPPSFARSKKHTFSAAKDYKDLLKDAISITEDNGIIVASTNYSGYDMKKFKGFVEQAFKETNGSYQLLEEFTLPEDFRTIKEFREGDYLKVVFIKKVK
- a CDS encoding MFS transporter, with product MNEKTTSSYFKTILLLSVAVWLVVMNTTMFNVALPNVLTEFNLSPADGAWIVSGYSIILAIFTITYTRLSDYLPIRRLLIAGIVIFGIGSVLGFFATTFPLLLAARLLQATGAAAIPGLSMVFAGRFIPFARRGRAMAMIASASSLGFGLGPVVGGVVTEYLNWNYLFTVTLFVVLLIPILFRRLPEEEVRKGTFDIVGGILTGAAVTSFLLYISTFNWLFLAIGIIVGGLLWLRITRTKAPFIQPSLFKNKGYRKLLYMSYLGFTTHFAILLLMPLMLQNVYEKGPSVVGYIIFPGAMLSAVAAIYVGRLLDRYGNMKVIYLAHGLLLISTVLFYILSPLNEYMIMIGYMFTSFGFSSLSSSTTNEVSRILPSEEIATGIGMKQLIQFVGSASGSVAGGILLELNGLTYSTQSFQLTYAFLFVLMALSAVIMIVYARKAKA
- a CDS encoding SDR family oxidoreductase, whose translation is MKLLVFGATGGTGNAFVRQAIAAGHTVTAFVRTPSKLETSHKNLSVEIGDAMQSADVKQAMSSDVDAVVSCLGASGLGKTTELSTMTANILDAMSIHGVNRIVYMASAGINKEIPGVTGFIAGKLLQNVLADHRRAADLLVASEVEWTIARPMGLTNDELTGEYRKARTGVPKGGRRISREDVAAFLLQTVSNHLYLRESIGLAY
- a CDS encoding iron-containing alcohol dehydrogenase, with amino-acid sequence MSLTYSQYMLRTAIHSGAGTRALVPDLFRGLEAKRVVLFSDRGLEQAGVVEKIKEIFELTPHGTGPELAGVYLDIHQDAGSNDVNAALKFAREVSADGLLAVGGGSVMDTVKGVKYALHHGLTDIKEAIPGGLLYLSWPEASYMPIPHISIPTTAGTGSEVSPIAVIYNEEIKMKTNIIHPFINADMAILDPELTTGLPAKITAFTGFDALTHAIEALASPTATALTDAYALQSIRLIESHLPTAVKHGENLHARMEMLQASMMGITAFSFALNAIPVHNFAHAYGALFRIPHGLANAVFLPVVMEVLPDLYLPKSKELAEALHLETSGKEKQTLLTAVIEKIRNMQKAIGLPANFKDYSIPPEALEATVAAVKMDPAALNYPLPPELIKAVGERVIHAKKVTV
- a CDS encoding helix-turn-helix transcriptional regulator; its protein translation is MSMHEETWVRSFHRMLSIKDPIHRCEVMIQQCLAHFPFMRASMFTFSYFTSIGEGILRVDRHGVFSMNAIREDVRRIPPIQRALLMNKPAFLMMDQHHQLFPEEYIEAYDLTSVLIIPLSIERVAIGCVLLDEREEGATIHQGLIEEVMLYFQQALAYLLPTTPTIPSPLSKRETEVLQYAADGYSTKEMAQHLHISDFTARDYMSSAIRKVNANHRAEAVANALRKKWIL
- a CDS encoding aldehyde dehydrogenase family protein, yielding MSVNVEIKSFPLFINGEWTPSKGGTLFDVTNPATGDVIAKVTGGTAEDVDQAVEAATQAFEREEWREMPPKERSKLLYTIAQKIMENGEELVALEALSSGGTVRRLASNDIIQMVDLFQTLGKFVLDYTYAETLPSPPFPGPAHNFIWREPIGVCAAITPWNMPMLIATWKIAPALAMGNTIVIKPASYTPLTTLRLAEIISEVVPKGVINVVTGNGKNVGEPLVTHPKVDKIAFTGSTEVGRHIMSLASSTVKNTTLELGGKSPSIILEDADLSLALPGSLFGVFLHSGQLCESGTRLFVPDKLYDHIIDGLKELSEKLVLGNPIDPATDMGPVVSATQKEAILSYIEKGKQEGARLICGGHEVNVKGCEKGHFIAPTIFADVTNDMTIAREEIFGPVLSIIRYSDVDDAIKMANDTIYGLAAGVWTSDVNKAYKVVRKLRAGVVWINDWHMLRNDAPFGGYKQSGIGREMGKHCLDAYTQVKHVHTSMVPEAERRSWYSLLFSNQSK
- a CDS encoding R2-like ligand-binding oxidase, with product MRKEMITTSVRGLNEDSLPFRLYQKAKKFGGWDPREIDFTQDVKDWQFLTGDQQEEILRLVSQFQAGEEAVTLDLLPLIMVIAKEGRLEEEMYLTTFLYEEAKHTEFFRFFLNEIGQTGDLSRFHSDTYRTIFYSILPDAMEKLQHDHSPEALAEASTVYNMFVEGVLAETGYFSFYESLAKANVMPGLMEGIGLLKRDESRHIGYGTFLLQRLIAEHPHLFDLVQNKMNQLAPLAAQLTQEGIGGRTHSAFGNTLDATMAFSMKQLSVRMDILARAKGKSMNEIYRTTESDVGVL